CAGGCCAATGACCGATAGGCGCGCCCCTGGCCCTGCCGCGCGTCCTGTGTCCCTGTCCTCTTGCATTGTGTCGCGGCTCTAGCCGGTCAACAGCTGGAGAAGGCGCAtgtttttttgttttccgGAGTTGAGAGACTTTTCAATGCACAATGGTAGAGCCTCCCCGTGTGGTCGGCTCCTCGCTCCCATCCCTCGAGTGCCCTGCCTCTCCCGGCGGGGCTCGGGGGGTAAACGATAGGAAGTCGTTTGGGTCGGCGATCCAAGAGTCGTCACCGCTTGCCTTTCTGGCAACCGAGTTTCGCGACGATGCTGCTCTAAAATCGTGTCAGTGCCCGGCAGACTCTCCCGTCACGTGCGATGGGGAAGTCTCGACGCGCTCTGAAGGGGACTCGACTCGGGAGTCGAGTCCTCCATCTTCCCTTCTGAGTCCAGACGGAGATGAAAAGGCTGTCGGAAGCCAGGCCAGCAGGTCCTGGGCTCTTTCGCGAACGACATCCGACCTGGAGGAACCGGGGCTGTCGTCTCAGGTGACTCCCACGCTGGTCACGGTGTCTTCGTCAGTGTCACCTCGGCTGTACAGACACCTCGTGTTTGTGTATGGAACGCTGAAGCGCGGTATGCCGAATCATCACGTGTTTACCAGGATCGCCCGAGAGGTCGCAGAGATGATCCTGCATCAAAAGGCGTGTTGTTCCGCGTCAGGGCAGGACGGCGCCCACGCTGACTCTGTGCACAACTCGACGGCGGACGCACCTGAAGGCGACTCTGGCCCGGTAGTGTATCTTTTCGACGCGGTCACAGTGGACGCGTATCCCCTGTTCGTGGACGCGAATCAGCGCTACCGCCCTTGTCTTTTCGATGCATGTGGCGTGGGTGAGAAAGTTCGCAGGGAAGTCTACGCCGTCACCGACGAGGTGCTCCACGCCTTGGACACTTTCGAAAGAGTGCCGGAGCACTACTATCGACGGAGCATCCGTCTTAAGGTGAGCCCCTGAATGGTGTTTTCCAACTGCCTTCGAACTCTAACTCGCGCAGGGTGCTTTGTCTGAAGACTCTTCGCGTTGTGAGCGGCGTTGCCATCGAGATGCCGACGAGTGGGGCGAGGAGTGTGTGTGAACGGCTTTCCCTCCTGTTCACACAGGTGGCAGTTGTGGACCAAGGCAAAAATTGGGCTGTAAAAAAAAAGCCGTCCCTTTCGTCTCGTCTTTGTCTTTTGTTGTGTTATCCGCAGGTTGTCCAGgactcggcgccgcagggctccCCCGCCGAGGTCACGGCCCACGTCTACTTCAACATGCATTTGCAGCTGTTGGCACAGGCTTTCGGGAAGAAGCTTGAGGCCGATGATTCGCTTACCTCGTGCGAGAACAACGACGAACGGGGCGGCGGCCACGGTGCGCACCACGGGGAGAGGGTGGCGTACATCCACAATTATGACACATCGCATGCGCGGCTCTATGTGCCGCGGTtcagggcggcggagagcgcgttGAAAATGAAGTTGCCTTGTGCAACGGCAACAGAGTTTTCGTTTGCGGGGGGACGCGCGGCTGAACAAGGTGCGTGACTCAACACCCAGGAGCGGAGGCCTTCCCCTGCGCAGAAGCGCTCAGCCATGCCGAACGCGGGGCGTCGAGCGCCCCGTTTTTGACAGCTTTTTCCTTCGAAAGCACGTTTGAGTTGCGCGTCAAGGCTGCGCTGTTGCACATAACTTTTTGGCTGGCGGCTGAGAAACGCCAGGCCTCGCGTGCCCAGCGTACCTGTCAGACACAACTTGCGACGTCTCGTTTCGCCTATCTGGCGCCTTCCGCAATCATCTGAAGCGCAGTGAAGATAGCGAAACCGGCAGCGTGGTGTGCATTAACGTAGATGGCAAGTTTTCATCTGCGTGATTTTGGGATTCGCGTGTCGTGCGAGACGGGAGACTGCAACTTGAAGACTCGGGCGCCGGGTGTCTGTAAAAGCacgggaggcgcagcgtgTTCCTTGAAAATGACGACGAATCCCGCGCCAGTAGAAAGGCGCTAAAACCGATTCCTGTTGCGTGAAGGTATCTacctgctgcggcgtcgcggcgtgcgTGCGGGTCACCGCGATGCGTGGCAAACATTTACTCTTTTTCGTAGCTGCCTCCGGAGTTATGTAAAATATCGAGGCAGATCGGTTTCGGATGACCTAACGGAAGATAAGTGGTACCGAGGGTGATGATGACGAGATCGCCATGCCCGCGCACAGGCGCTACggctgaagaagcaggaTGTTGCTcgtggcgcatgcgccgcgtgcACCGTGATTGTTTCAGCATTGTGCCTGCGTGTCGGGCTTCAGTGTATTCAAAGGTTTGacgtcttttatcggtgcTCAGTGTTTACTCCTTTGAAGTCTGTCACAGAACATTTGGCGGAATTCGCGTGCGTGAAAGATCGATTTCATACGTGAGAAGCTTGTTCCGAGCAGTCTGGGTACTCGGACAACTCGTTGCGTCAAGGTCCTCTCTGCATTGAACCTCAGCTTTTTGTGTCTCGTATGGTCTCCGCGGTGATGCGTTGATGACCGAAGGAACCTTCCTCGTGAGCAAGAAGACGTGAATGTGGCATTCCACGAAGTTGCCCATGAGGCCTGTATACAGTCGTATACGGCGGACTAGGGCTTGCCTGCCTAACTTGCCTAGATGGTCAAGGATGCGGAGGAAGGAACGTTCCGAGCATTCTGGGTACTCGGACAACTCGCTGCTTCAAGGTCCTCCCTACAGTTCGCACTGTTTCGATGCACGAATCGCAAACAATGCTCGAATCGGGTTTCACGTTACCTCTCCACCTAGAGCGGACGCAGTAGTGGAGAACCTACCGATTTATCTTTTCTCGAGGGTGgagctctcgctgcgcagtGCGTCGCTAGCAGACCGGTAGATGCAGACACTGAACGAGCTCGGAAGGCTCGCGAacacgcggcggctgtcactgctgtcgctgctctTTGCTCATAGGCGGCGGTTCCACTGCGTGGCATTTTGAGGATGGCGAAAGTTATTTTGCTCGCCAGAAGCACACCAATGCACTGCCCAAGTAGATTTGATTGCCGCGCAATCATatcgcgggaggcggcggttTGATGAGTAGTAATGTTGCACTCACGAAATCCTACAGACGCGCGACCTTCGAAGGCTTTGATCGCGTTCCTGAACGCCGACACAACTATATCTGTAATGTACGTCGCACGGGGAGTCGCTGCGACATTTTGAGCTCTCTGTCCGCCATGGGAAGCGTCTTTTCCGTGGGGGGTATTTCTTCGGTCGCATGTATGAAGGAACCAAATCAGTGCACACGCAAGCAAGTGAAAAGAGAACTCGTTCGACGCAGTGTCGGAACCTACAGGGAATTCACATCATTGTGCAGCCGGCTGAGCTGCGTCACGCCATATAGTGCTGAAGGGCTTCCAACTAGGCATTCCTGCGTGAAACGGACACCCCCAAAAACAGGCGTATGACAAGATGGGTAGTACAGTGGAGCCCTGATGATACGTGCTTACTATGTGCGGTGCGCGGCGTTCGCCAGGAGCTACCGGCTGCTGGCAGATTCCGCTTGCAGATCCCCCTTCACCATCAGTTCAAGGGTGGGACCGCTCGGAAATCTGCAGGGAACGCATGGGTGCGGTGTGGGACTTCCTTGTGTTCCACCGTCGCCTGAAAATCCACTCGCTTGTTCATGGAGGAAGTGGCACAACCTCTCCTATCGTTACTCCTTCCGACCCCCCgaccccgcccccccccagccgccgcgagcgacacACAAGGCCGACTGGCCTCGTTATGCGGCATTCCCGCGCCCCTCTTGCTCCTGCCTTGCACTTTCGTGAAAGGTGTGACCGCACGTGTGCTGTAGCAAGTTTCACCCATGCCTTGGTCCTTCAGGACAAGCAACCTGTCGGGATCGCGAAGGGAAGGACTGCACTTCCTGCAATGCTCAGTTGCACCCGAAGCGTCCGCTTCGCCTTGAAGCCAGGCGAGCCGTGTTCACGTTCAAGATGATACTCTGAAAATGATGAAATGACCTGCCCTCACTCCTCTGctgtgcgcctctcgcccgaGCCAGGGATGCGGGCGCCTTGCGCCGTACACCGTTCCGGGCTTGTACGTTAGCCGTTCGTTCCAACTTCACAACAGCCCGCTCTCTCCACGACTGCATGGCGCGATCCTCTTTCCAAATGCACTAGCGTAGGCGCCTCCCTAGTttgcccgccgcgcgcgttttGTCTCCCAGCATTCGGTGTTGACGCGTGGAGAAACGGCACGGCTCCGAGTGCAGGTTCCGGGGGTTCCGGGGtctgcagacacgcagaagTAAAAACTGCAACGAAGCGAGAGGCACAGAGTATCCATTgcatgtctctctcgctAGCCTCGGAGGCCTCGCAAACCGGGCTCGCATTTCCGCACGCGCGTGTCTCGATGGAGACAGTCGCACCGCGGCGTCTTTTCGTTGAGACATGCGCAGAAGCTCCCGGTATTTGCCCATTTCTCCGcatccttctcttctcggcgCGTAGGTCAGAACAGTGGTTAGGTCTTTTTTAGTGCAGCATCGTAGAAAGTGCGCCCACGGAGAGAAAACACTTTCCGCCGCCATTTCTTTCGACTGCGCGTTGCCTGTTGGCTTCGACGCCCCGGTCCTCCTGGTGGGTTCGTCGTCCGCACGctcttcgctgctgtctcgcctCTTATTCCACATTACCCCCCCAGAGATGGGTTTTCTGTGCAGTTGTGCGCGCATGCTTTGTTCTTTCACCTCTTTTGTCGAaaagcgaaggcggcggcggtggcaGGACATGGCTTGCAGTGCAGAGGATCGCCTGCATAAGCACACGCATACACAACGCAGCCTAAACGCTGGCGAGTTACACATTCCTTCTGAaggccctctctctccctggtCCTTCTCTAtcttccttcgcgcgccttgTAGACGAAGCATCTCCCGCCCCTTTAcgccgcgtgtctccttTGCCTCCCTGTGAActtctgtcgcctcgctttTTGCCGCAAGTTCGTAGTTTTCTGGTTGCCGCTGCATAGTTCCTATGCCGCAAATCGAGATATAGGAGAGCCTACGTAGCGAGAAGACCGCAGTCTTTGTCCTCAGACTCTTTTCGTCTCCGATTGGGGCGGACATCACCATGGCGACTCCGTCCTTGCGGCAACGATTCTGGTTTGTGTTTCCTTCCTTTCGAAAAAAACGCCTtttccctgtctctctctgggtGCTTATCAAcgccctctctttcttcgtgtGCGCGTCTACGCTTCCGAGGCTGCTGTTTCACCATATTGTGCCCCCTGCGTCaagtccgccgcctctctctcccctttTTTCTGCTCTTTCGCACCGTTTGTTTTCACTCTCCGCCTTtgctcgcgcctcttctctgttttctgaGACCCGCATCGTTGGAATCTCAGGTAGACGACGTGACCGACGCCGGTCGAGACTTTCGCCTCCACTCTCGCCTCactcttctgcctcttctgtctctgtttcgtgctcgctgtctcctttccTGTTTTGCCTGTCTTTCCTGGGGCCTCTCGTGAGCGGGGCGTTCTCCACAGCTCGCGAAAGCCGCTCTTCTACTCGCCGCTTGGCCTTCGCTCGTAGGCGTGTGCCTCAACTCAAATCCAgggcgctgcctccgtccCGTTGCACGTCTTCTCACTCTTCTACTTCATCCGGTTTTCCTTCAAACTTTGAATTTttgccgtctgcgcctgcttctCTGCACACTGCTAGTTTTGTCTCTCGTGGACCTCCGGCGTCGACTGATTCTTTTGCTGTCTCTCGGCCctctcgtcctctctctctcgccacCTCGCTGttggcgtctcctctctcctcgctgcggaaagcagagagagaagcgtgGAGCGACAGGCGAGGCCGAAACGGGAAACCGACAGACAGCCGCCTCAACAGCAGCTACGACTTCGGAGGTACGCCGGCGGGGACTCTGAACTCTCGACACCTTTCACATCACAGTTGCGtggcgccgctcggcggccgGCTGGCGGTGATGCGGACTGTGCGCGTGCATCTCCGCCTAGTTCGATTCTTTGAAAGATGCCCACCAAGTTCGGCCTGTTTCTAGAGGAACGTGTCGAGCTCCATCCTCGGTTTCCTCGTCGAATGCGTCTGACATCTTTCTGTCAATGTACCTGCCGAGAGCCTCCTTCACAACTCTATCCGCCTTGCTGTGAatttctctcctccgcggcctgcggcgtggCTCTGTCGCTTTGGGCAGGGGCTAGCCGTCATCCGTCGgtcttctttttcctcgTTATCTCTCCGCGTTTGTCTCTCTGGAAGCGAGAATGCGTGTGCGGTGTGTTTGGGCTTTTTTATGGATTTTTGCGATTTTAAAGGATTTTTCCCTGCGTGTCGGCGCGCTCTTCCGCAGGCTTTCCGCTCTCgaccgaagacgacgacccCGCAGGGGACGCAGGAGCTCCAGAAGATGACGACGAGAAGCTTCTGCAGAcgctcggcggccgcacCAAGTCTTTGGCTGGGGGCGAGCCCTTCGAAGGCGTGCTGAGCAACGAAGAACTTCGCGAGATGGTCAGGCAGGGATACATTTACCCGCCAGATGAGCACCTCGCCGaccctgtctctgcgccgttcCTCATCGACGGACCGCAGTTcaacggcagcagcgccttcgcctcgccgccctaCGGACCGATGGCAAGAATGGTTCCCTACAACCGGTAAGCCGCCGCTCTGCACCACAACCCGTCTCGTCTTCTAGCCTGTATCGTCAGTCGGcctgccgcagacggcggaggcttGCCTGCGTGCCGCAGGAAACGTCAGTCGGCGACAGCGGGGGCACACAGGCCAGTACGAGGGGTCTGAAGCCCGTCGAGGCCTGAGGCTTTCAGCTTGGGGGATAAGGGTGAATGTGGCGCGGACTCGTCCTAGCAGTCGCTTCCGGCGTCGCACACAGCTGTGTATGCATGAACATCGAGCGTGTGCGTGCGCGTGCGAGTCTGGGAGTCTTTTCTGGAGGAGCCAAATCAGTAGGTAAGCCACGACGACGGTAGCGACTCCCCGGCCGCGATGCCTGCACTCTTGATCGGTGCCAGCCGTGCATAGGGCTGTGTATGGATATGGACGACTGCCTGTTAATGAACGCATGAGTTATGTGCATGGATGCTTGTGGAAGAACGCGCATCTACATCGAGTTACATGCGCGGCTTTCACGCGTCTGCCGTCAGGTCCTTGAGCGTGATTCCTTCCTTCTCCGACGTCGGGCGGCGGGACTTCGACCCGCCGGTCCCTGAAGTGAACGCCACCGCGCAGATTGAGGACTTTTGGCGGTTGGTGGAAAACAGGACGACTGACTGGgactttttctctcctccgGGGAGCCGGTTCGAGCGCACCGAGACCGGGGTGGTCATGACCCCCCCAATCTTTCCTAATCGCGTCTATTTCTTCACGCGCGAAGACCTCGAGGACGGCGTCTACGACGACCCCTACGCCGACGGCCTCGTGAAGAGCGCCAACGCGAGCTACTTGAACCCTGCATCGCCCATGCTGAAAAccggccggcgcagagacgcgcaccGCCGAACGGACACAGGTGAGGCCGCACGCCGGGAGCGCAGGGGGAAACTTTcgtcgagggagagaaggggGCTGGGGTGAAGGGGGACGAAAAACGACAGCGAGCTGGGGCTGGACGAGAGAGAACTCGCGATAGGTGGAGAGGGGCTAGAAAGAGTGAGACGCGCGACACGCAGCGAGCAAGAGAACGTAGAAAACGGAGAGGGACAGGCAGGGCGTCCCTTGAAACCTGTACGCGCGCGTGCCGAAGAACAGTCTAGTTCGAAAGCACACGCCCCAGGCCATCGAAATGTCTGCTCATGCAGAGATACATGCGCGCGGGTCAGCGTGTGTAGTGAGCGGAGACCTGCGGTGAGAGACAGCGCGATTCCGCGAAGGCAGGGGCGCTGGCTGCGAATGCTGAAGAGAAGGTGCCCGCCGTatgccgccgcgaggccagCGCGTGAGGCACTTTCAGAGATATCCAGACCGATAGGCGGTGACGCTCTCTGTTGTTGCCCTCAGGGCAGAAGCAAaagcggcgctggcggatGGACGACGTCGAAGACGATATTCCGCGAGGCAACTGGACTATGAAAAACGACATTTACAAGGTAGACAGACGCTTCGCGCTGTTTCGGCTCTCCGTATATCCTCGTATGTCAACGCTGGACAGACACGCCGCCAGCCACCCGCCAGCCTCATAGTCCCCTTTCAGTGCCCTGCATCTCCGTACAAGCCTTAATGTGCTTAGCCGagcgtgcgcgtcgccgcggatgCGCGTGGCTTTTGTCTGCAGTCGGGCGCGgatgcaggcgctgcgctcgcgttcATGCCTCTCTGCACACCCAGGAacctgcggcctcgccagAGGGGCCTCTGTGCGATCTCTCTACATCGTCCGACCGTCCCTCCAAGGCGCATGCCTTCAGCGCGCTCGACGGCCAGCGAGCGACCGTTTCGCTGTGCGGCTGTCTTCTGGCCCCGTTTGGACTCGAGCATGCACGCAAGCGAGCTGGCGTGACGCCaccctctcgcgccttctgGCTGCGCCTTGAATTTCGGGGGTCCAGGAACAGCAAGTGGGGTGAGGCGCGCCCTGCGTCAGTGCGTTgcccccctccgcctgcggcctgtGACAGCCCGCGAGAAGCTCGTGTGTCTGCTTTCTCAGGACATGCTCGACTCGAT
This DNA window, taken from Besnoitia besnoiti strain Bb-Ger1 chromosome III, whole genome shotgun sequence, encodes the following:
- a CDS encoding AIG2 family protein (encoded by transcript BESB_045640), with protein sequence MVEPPRVVGSSLPSLECPASPGGARGVNDRKSFGSAIQESSPLAFLATEFRDDAALKSCQCPADSPVTCDGEVSTRSEGDSTRESSPPSSLLSPDGDEKAVGSQASRSWALSRTTSDLEEPGLSSQVTPTLVTVSSSVSPRLYRHLVFVYGTLKRGMPNHHVFTRIAREVAEMILHQKACCSASGQDGAHADSVHNSTADAPEGDSGPVVYLFDAVTVDAYPLFVDANQRYRPCLFDACGVGEKVRREVYAVTDEVLHALDTFERVPEHYYRRSIRLKVVQDSAPQGSPAEVTAHVYFNMHLQLLAQAFGKKLEADDSLTSCENNDERGGGHGAHHGERVAYIHNYDTSHARLYVPRFRAAESALKMKLPCATATEFSFAGGRAAEQGA
- a CDS encoding hypothetical protein (encoded by transcript BESB_045650) encodes the protein MATPSLRQRFWFVFPSFRKKRLFPVSLWVLINALSFFVCASTLPRLLFHHIVPPASSPPPLSPLFSALSHRLFSLSAFARASSLFSETRIVGISEREAWSDRRGRNGKPTDSRLNSSYDFGGFPLSTEDDDPAGDAGAPEDDDEKLLQTLGGRTKSLAGGEPFEGVLSNEELREMVRQGYIYPPDEHLADPVSAPFLIDGPQFNGSSAFASPPYGPMARMVPYNRSLSVIPSFSDVGRRDFDPPVPEVNATAQIEDFWRLVENRTTDWDFFSPPGSRFERTETGVVMTPPIFPNRVYFFTREDLEDGVYDDPYADGLVKSANASYLNPASPMLKTGRRRDAHRRTDTGQKQKRRWRMDDVEDDIPRGNWTMKNDIYKDMLDSIDWEREWPHAHDQNYFKRSDVATLLGDNDRNDDSYWDPQFLGGVDTYPKAHAGGLNFTWPLFWVPWLAKKFPRRGGQPIKSEIFNLGGVEPLQLWFYPDGCESSHPGFCAVKLVSRPGWNLPFPIKLWIKGGTLRLPVPTSTPNGSNEGDAPGGGEKAREETRWIKFRSQVTAGPFRREEADYVAYSFSFCRLLDKRSFRTSPRPPFPPFCPDASAPSAPIVFNPETDVVLGAAGDIELGVAVAEDSWDWDDGHWSLEQWLKLQSAYPDDLEIETILPASFTNSDMFENYKYRDVPDKHFAKYLPPMLPPLNLSDDQLEQVYSFPRRHGY